AGATGATTTTTATTATCATGTTGGAGAAAAGAGAAGCAAAATTGATGTAATTATAGATAAACTTAGAACTAAAATTGAAAATGAAAGAGCAAATTCCAATATAACACTTGAAGATTTGATGGAAAAGAAGAAAGAGCAGACAAAGAGCTCTGGAAAGAATGACTATGGTGTTATTATAGATGGAGTTAATAATACTCTTGTAAGATTCGCAAGATGCTGTACACCACTTCCAGGAGATGATATTGGAGGATATGTAACAAAACTTACAGGAATTGCAATACATAGACGTGATTGTAAAAACTTCCAAAATATGGTGGCTCGTGATCCATCAAAAGAGATTGCTGTATGTTGGGATAGAAATATTGCTGAAAAGAAAGAGAATAAATATAAGTTTACTTTTAATGTCTTAGTATATGACAGACCTAATCTTTTGATTGAACTTCTAAATATGATAGCAAATCATAAGATAAATCTGGTCACTGTAAATACTAATGAGATAAATAAAGATGGAAAGAAACTTATGAATTATCAAATAACAATTGAAATTGCAGATAAGAGTGAGTATAAATATCTGTTAAATAATATGCTTAAAATGAAAGATGTAATTTCAGTTGATAGAACATAGATAGGAGAAATAATGGAAAAAAAATTACCAGTAACTTATGAACTGCAAAAAAAATGCGGAAAAGCAAGAGCAGGGAAAATAACAACACCTCATGGAGAAATTGAAACTCCTGTATTTATGCCAGTTGGAACACAGGCAACAGTAAAAACAATGACTCCAGAAGAGTTGGAAACTATAGGGTCTCAAATAATATTAGGAAATACTTATCATCTTTATTTAAGACCAAGTAATGAACTTATAGCAAAGTTTGGAGGACTTCATAAATTCATGAATTGGAAAAAACCAATTCTAACTGACAGTGGAGGATTCCAGGTTTTCAGTTTAGGATCACTGAGAAAAATAACAGAAAAAGGTGTTGATTTCAGATCCCATATAGATGGGTCAAAGCACACTCTTACACCTGAAAAATCAATAAATATCCAGAATAATCTTGGATCTGATATAGTAATGCTATTTGATGAGTGCCCACATGGTCTATCAAGTAGAGAATATATTATTCCATCAATAGAGAGAACAACAAGATGGGCTAAAAGATGTGTTGAAGCTCATAGAAGACCTGATGAACAAGGGTTATTTGCAATTGTTCAAGGTGGAATATATGAAGATTTAAGAGATAAGAGTTTAAGAGAATTAAGTGAAATGGATGATGCATTCTCTGGATACGCAATAGGTGGATTGGCAGTTGGAGAGCCAAGAGAAGATATGTATCGTATTTTAGACTATATAGTTGAAAAATGTCCAGAAAATAAGCCAAGATACCTGATGGGTGTTGGAGAACCTCTTGATATGTTAGAAGCAGTTGAATCTGGAATAGATATGATGGACTGTGTTCAACCTACAAGAATAGGAAGACATGGAACTGTATTTACTAAATACGGTCGTCTTGTTATAAAGAACGCTTCATATGCTGAAGATGACAGACCTCTAGATGAAGACTGTGACTGCTATGTATGTAGAAACTTTAAAAGAGGTTATATAAGACATCTATTTAAAGCAGAAGAGGTACTAGGTCAAAGACTTGCAACATATCATAATTTATATTTTTTACTAAAACTTATGAAAAATGCAAGAAAAGCAATTTTAGAAGATAGATTTAAAGAGTTTAAAGAAGAGTTTATAAAAAACTACAATATGGGAAAAGACTCACCTTGGATAAAGCCCAAAAAGATAGGAGAATAGAAGGAAAGTCCTGGATTTTATTCAGGGCTTTTTTATTTACAAAAATTTAATTGTATTAAATAAATGAAAAATGTTCAAAAAAAATAGAAACTAAACCAATAAAATATAAATATAAGCTTGACTATTTGAGGTCTTAGTGGTATCATCTAATTATAAAGAGGATTAATTATATCCACATTGAAATTTGTGGATATAGAACATAAAAAAATTAAAAGAGGGGGTTAGTTTTATGCTTTTTAAAACAACAGATGTACATGAAGAATTACGTAAAAAAGTCAGAGAGTTTGCGGAAACAGAGGTAAAACCTATAGCGTTCATGTTAGACAAAAACAATGAATTCCCTACAGAAGCTATTAAAAAATTTGGGGAAATGGGAATGATGGGACTTCCATATCCAAAAGAATATGGAGGAGCAGGAATGGACATATTAAGTTATGCTATTGCTGTTGAGGAACTATCAAGAGTTGATGGAGGAACTGGAGTTATTCTATCTGCTCACGTATCACTTGGAACTTACCCTATATTTGCTTATGGAACAGAAGAGCAAAAACAAAAATATTTAGTACCTTTAGCTAAAGGAGAAAAACTTGGAGCTTTTGGACTTACAGAACCAAATGCAGGAAGTGACGCTGGAGGAACTGAAACTACAGCTGAACTACAAGGAGATTACTACATATTAAATGGTGGAAAGATATTTATAACAAATGCTGATAAAGCTGATACATATGTTGTATTTGCTTCAACAGCACCAGAATTAGGAACAAAAGGAATCAGTGCATTTATAGTTGAAAAAGGATGGGAAGGATTTACATTTGGAGATCACTATGACAAATTAGGAATTCGTTCATCATCAACTGCTGAACTTATTTTTAACAATGTTAAAGTTCCTAAAGAAAACCTACTTGGAAAAGAGGGAGAAGGATTTAAAATAGCTATGTCTACTCTTGATGGAGGAAGAATAGGAATTGCTTCTCAAGCTCTAGGAATTGCGCAAGGTGCTTATGAACATGCACTTGAATATGCAAAAGAAAGAGTTCAATTTGGAAAGCCAATAGCATATCAACAAGCTATTTCATTTAAATTAGCTGATATGGCTACTAAAATAAGAGCAGCAAGATTTATGGTTTACAGTGCTGCAGAATTGAAAGAAGAACACGAACCATATGGAATGGAATCTGCAATGGCAAAACAATATGCTTCAGATATCTGTTTGGAAGTAGTAAATGATGCACTTCAAATATTCGGAGGAAACGGATACTTGAAAGGAATGGAAGTAGAACGTTCTTATAGAGATGCTAAGATTTGTACTATTTATGAAGGAACAAATGAAATTCAAAGAGTAGTTATTGCAGCTCATATTATTGGGAAGATGCCCAGGGAAAGTTCTAATAAAAGAAAGTCAACAAAAGGTCACGCTACTGGACTTCGTAAGAACATTATTTTTAAAGATGGAACAATGGAGGAAAAAGTAGCAGCATTAGTAGAAGATCTTAAGAAAGATGGATATGATTTTACAGTTGGTATTCCTCTAGATACTCCTATTGCACTTGCTGATCGTGTAGTCAGTGCTGGTAAAGGAATTGGAGAAAAAGCTAACATGAAATTAATAGAAGATCTTGCTGTACAAGCAGGAGCTGCTATTGGATCATCTAGACCAGTTGCAGAAACTTTAAGATATGTACCTCTAAATCGTTATGTTGGAATGTCAGGACAAAAATTCAATGGTAACTTATATATAGCATGTGGTATTTCTGGAGCAGGACAAC
This genomic stretch from Fusobacterium sp. DD2 harbors:
- the tgt gene encoding tRNA guanosine(34) transglycosylase Tgt, which produces MEKKLPVTYELQKKCGKARAGKITTPHGEIETPVFMPVGTQATVKTMTPEELETIGSQIILGNTYHLYLRPSNELIAKFGGLHKFMNWKKPILTDSGGFQVFSLGSLRKITEKGVDFRSHIDGSKHTLTPEKSINIQNNLGSDIVMLFDECPHGLSSREYIIPSIERTTRWAKRCVEAHRRPDEQGLFAIVQGGIYEDLRDKSLRELSEMDDAFSGYAIGGLAVGEPREDMYRILDYIVEKCPENKPRYLMGVGEPLDMLEAVESGIDMMDCVQPTRIGRHGTVFTKYGRLVIKNASYAEDDRPLDEDCDCYVCRNFKRGYIRHLFKAEEVLGQRLATYHNLYFLLKLMKNARKAILEDRFKEFKEEFIKNYNMGKDSPWIKPKKIGE
- a CDS encoding acyl-CoA dehydrogenase family protein — its product is MLFKTTDVHEELRKKVREFAETEVKPIAFMLDKNNEFPTEAIKKFGEMGMMGLPYPKEYGGAGMDILSYAIAVEELSRVDGGTGVILSAHVSLGTYPIFAYGTEEQKQKYLVPLAKGEKLGAFGLTEPNAGSDAGGTETTAELQGDYYILNGGKIFITNADKADTYVVFASTAPELGTKGISAFIVEKGWEGFTFGDHYDKLGIRSSSTAELIFNNVKVPKENLLGKEGEGFKIAMSTLDGGRIGIASQALGIAQGAYEHALEYAKERVQFGKPIAYQQAISFKLADMATKIRAARFMVYSAAELKEEHEPYGMESAMAKQYASDICLEVVNDALQIFGGNGYLKGMEVERSYRDAKICTIYEGTNEIQRVVIAAHIIGKMPRESSNKRKSTKGHATGLRKNIIFKDGTMEEKVAALVEDLKKDGYDFTVGIPLDTPIALADRVVSAGKGIGEKANMKLIEDLAVQAGAAIGSSRPVAETLRYVPLNRYVGMSGQKFNGNLYIACGISGAGQHLKGIKDATTIVAINNNPNAPIFKNADYGIVGDLKEVLPILTKALDNGEAKQPAPPMKKMKRVVPKPSRPSAWKRYVCSGCGYEYDPEFGDEENDIPEGTLFEKLPDEWICPDCGEEKSAFIEVVEED